The following coding sequences lie in one Camelus bactrianus isolate YW-2024 breed Bactrian camel chromosome 8, ASM4877302v1, whole genome shotgun sequence genomic window:
- the MAP7 gene encoding ensconsin isoform X5 has protein sequence MNLSKHVDPVISKRLSSSSATLLNSPDRARRLQLSPWESSVVNRLLTPTHSFLARSKSTAALSGDTASCSPINIMPYKAAHSRNPTERPKFFVTAPEGSARRRTVHGTAGYKRERERENVPFHLTSSFRRALSPSHPKARSPASSRLWLPSKSFPHLPGTPRPTSASPGSVKAAPAQVRPPSPGNIRPIKREVRVEPDRKDPEKEPHKVANEPSLKGRTPLGKVEEATVEEGTPIEAEAAPAAPAAAPAPVPASEPAPGPASASTPVPSPTVTASTSPKTSAGTTDPEEATRLLAEKRRLAREQREKEEREKREKEELERQKREELAQKVAEERTRREEEARRLEAEQAREREEQLRQQEEERARREQEEMERVQKQKEEEARVREEAERVRQEREKHFQREEQERLERKKRLEEIMKRTRRTEAADKKTVDQRNGDITKGALTGGTAVSALPCMTNSSGQGEPAASPHAVTSHQSKVTAESTPNLEKQPNENGVSVQNENFEEIINLPIGSKPSRLDVTTSETADLPLNPILAFDDEGTLGPLPQVDGVQTQQTAEVI, from the exons ATGAATCTTTCGAAACATGTTGATCCGGTCATTAGCAAGCGGCTCTCCTCTTCAtctgcaactttactaaattctcCAGATAGAG CTCGCCGCCTGCAGCTCAGCCCATGGGAGAGCAGCGTCGTTAACAGATTGCTGACGCCCACACATTCGTTCCTGGCCAGAAGTAAAAGCACAGCTGCCTTGTCTGGAGATACAG CATCTTGCAGCCCCATCAACATCATGCCCTACAAAGCTGCACACTCTAGAAATCCGACGGAGCGACCAAAATTCTTTGTAACAGCGCCCGAGGGCTCCGCGCGAAGGAGGACTGTTCACGGCACAGCG GGCtataaaagagagagggagagagaaaatgtaCCCTTCCACCTCACATCCAGCTTCCGAAGGGCTCTATCTCCGTCTCATCCCAAAGCCAGGTCTCCAGCTTCCTCCCGACTTTG GCTCCCATCCAAGTCCTTCCCCCATTTGCCTGGCACACCCAGACCAACCTCTGCGTCTCCTGGATCAGTCAAAGCTGCCCCTGCTCAGGTCCGGCCCCCCTCCCCCGGCAACATCCGCCCCATCAAGAGAGAAGTCAGAGTGGAACCCGACAGAAAAGACCCTGAGAAAGAACCTCATAAAGTTGCCAACGAGCCCTCACTGAAGGGCAGAACACCTTTAGGGAAGGTAGAAGAAGCCACAGTTGAAGAAGGGACACCCATCGAAGCAGAGGCTGCCCCTG CTGCTCCAGCGGCAGCCCCAGCTCCAGTCCCAGCCTCCGAGCCAGCGCCAGGTCCGGCCTCAGCCTCCACGCCAGTCCCATCCCCCACTGTGACTGCCAGTACTTCTCCTAAGACCTCTGCAGGCACCACCGACCCGGAAGAGGCCACGAGGCTGCTGGCAGAGAAGAGGCGGCTGGCCcgagagcagagagagaaggaggaaagggagaagagggagaaggaagagctggAAAG ACAAAAGAGGGAGGAGTTGGCTCAAAAGGTGGCTGAAGAGAGAACCcgcagggaggaggaggcccgCCGGCTGGAAGCAGAGCAAGCCCGGGAGAGGGAAGAGCAGCTgcggcagcaggaggaggagcgGGCGCGGCGCGAGCAGGAAGAGATGGAGCGCGTCCAGAAGCAG AAAGAAGAAGAAGCGCGTGTTCGCGAAGAAGCAGAGAGGGTCCGGCAGGAACGGGAGAAGCATTTCCAGAGAGAAGAGCAGGAGCGCCTGGAGAGAAAGAAG CGACTTGAAGAGATTATGAAAAGAACCAGGAGAACAGAAGCTGCAGATAAG aaaACTGTTGATCAGAGAAACGGAGATATAACCAAGGGAGCTCTCACTGGAGGAACAG CGGTATCTGCACTTCCATGTATGACAAACTCTTCAGGACAAGGAGAACCAGCAGCCAGCCCCCATGCGGTTACCTCACACCAATCCAAAGTGACTGCGGAGAG TACTCCCAATTTGGAGAAACAACCAAATGAAAATGGAGTATCAGTTCAGaatgaaaattttgaagaaattataAATTTGCCCATTGGCTCTAAACCATCCAGATTAGATGTCACCACCAGTGAGACTGCGGATCTTCCTTTGAATCCAATCTTGGCCTTTGACGATGAAGGGACACTTGGGCCACTGCCTCAGGTAGATGGTGTTCAGACACAGCAGACAGCAG AAGTTATATGA
- the MAP7 gene encoding ensconsin isoform X2 yields MDGPKLDSPDSHKVQDKKTAASNRPSSAVSGQNSNHSGNRPDPPPVLRVDDRQRLARERREEREKQLAAREVIWLEREERARQHYEKHLEERRKKLEEQRLKEERRRAAVEEKRRQRLEEDKERHEAVVRRTMERSQKPKQKHNRWSWGGALHGSPSIHSADPDRRSVSTMNLSKHVDPVISKRLSSSSATLLNSPDRARRLQLSPWESSVVNRLLTPTHSFLARSKSTAALSGDTASCSPINIMPYKAAHSRNPTERPKFFVTAPEGSARRRTVHGTAGYKRERERENVPFHLTSSFRRALSPSHPKARSPASSRLWLPSKSFPHLPGTPRPTSASPGSVKAAPAQVRPPSPGNIRPIKREVRVEPDRKDPEKEPHKVANEPSLKGRTPLGKVEEATVEEGTPIEAEAAPAAPAAAPAPVPASEPAPGPASASTPVPSPTVTASTSPKTSAGTTDPEEATRLLAEKRRLAREQREKEEREKREKEELERQKREELAQKVAEERTRREEEARRLEAEQAREREEQLRQQEEERARREQEEMERVQKQKEEEARVREEAERVRQEREKHFQREEQERLERKKRLEEIMKRTRRTEAADKKTVDQRNGDITKGALTGGTAVSALPCMTNSSGQGEPAASPHAVTSHQSKVTAESTPNLEKQPNENGVSVQNENFEEIINLPIGSKPSRLDVTTSETADLPLNPILAFDDEGTLGPLPQVDGVQTQQTAEVI; encoded by the exons CTGCGAGAGAAGTCATCTGGTTGGAGAGAGAAGAGCGAGCCAGGCAGCACTATGAAAAGCACCTGGAGGAGCGGAGGAAGAAGTTAGAGGAGCAGAGGCTGAAGGAAGAACGGAGGAGGGCTGCTGTGGAGGAGAAGCGGAGGCAGAGGCTCGAGGAGGACAAG GAACGCCATGAAGCTGTTGTACGACGTACGATGGAAAGGAGCCAGAAGCCAAAACAGAAGCATAACCGGTGGTCCTGGGGAGGTGCTCTCCATGGGAGCCCCAGCATCCACAGTGCAG ATCCAGACAGGCGGTCAGTTTCCACCATGAATCTTTCGAAACATGTTGATCCGGTCATTAGCAAGCGGCTCTCCTCTTCAtctgcaactttactaaattctcCAGATAGAG CTCGCCGCCTGCAGCTCAGCCCATGGGAGAGCAGCGTCGTTAACAGATTGCTGACGCCCACACATTCGTTCCTGGCCAGAAGTAAAAGCACAGCTGCCTTGTCTGGAGATACAG CATCTTGCAGCCCCATCAACATCATGCCCTACAAAGCTGCACACTCTAGAAATCCGACGGAGCGACCAAAATTCTTTGTAACAGCGCCCGAGGGCTCCGCGCGAAGGAGGACTGTTCACGGCACAGCG GGCtataaaagagagagggagagagaaaatgtaCCCTTCCACCTCACATCCAGCTTCCGAAGGGCTCTATCTCCGTCTCATCCCAAAGCCAGGTCTCCAGCTTCCTCCCGACTTTG GCTCCCATCCAAGTCCTTCCCCCATTTGCCTGGCACACCCAGACCAACCTCTGCGTCTCCTGGATCAGTCAAAGCTGCCCCTGCTCAGGTCCGGCCCCCCTCCCCCGGCAACATCCGCCCCATCAAGAGAGAAGTCAGAGTGGAACCCGACAGAAAAGACCCTGAGAAAGAACCTCATAAAGTTGCCAACGAGCCCTCACTGAAGGGCAGAACACCTTTAGGGAAGGTAGAAGAAGCCACAGTTGAAGAAGGGACACCCATCGAAGCAGAGGCTGCCCCTG CTGCTCCAGCGGCAGCCCCAGCTCCAGTCCCAGCCTCCGAGCCAGCGCCAGGTCCGGCCTCAGCCTCCACGCCAGTCCCATCCCCCACTGTGACTGCCAGTACTTCTCCTAAGACCTCTGCAGGCACCACCGACCCGGAAGAGGCCACGAGGCTGCTGGCAGAGAAGAGGCGGCTGGCCcgagagcagagagagaaggaggaaagggagaagagggagaaggaagagctggAAAG ACAAAAGAGGGAGGAGTTGGCTCAAAAGGTGGCTGAAGAGAGAACCcgcagggaggaggaggcccgCCGGCTGGAAGCAGAGCAAGCCCGGGAGAGGGAAGAGCAGCTgcggcagcaggaggaggagcgGGCGCGGCGCGAGCAGGAAGAGATGGAGCGCGTCCAGAAGCAG AAAGAAGAAGAAGCGCGTGTTCGCGAAGAAGCAGAGAGGGTCCGGCAGGAACGGGAGAAGCATTTCCAGAGAGAAGAGCAGGAGCGCCTGGAGAGAAAGAAG CGACTTGAAGAGATTATGAAAAGAACCAGGAGAACAGAAGCTGCAGATAAG aaaACTGTTGATCAGAGAAACGGAGATATAACCAAGGGAGCTCTCACTGGAGGAACAG CGGTATCTGCACTTCCATGTATGACAAACTCTTCAGGACAAGGAGAACCAGCAGCCAGCCCCCATGCGGTTACCTCACACCAATCCAAAGTGACTGCGGAGAG TACTCCCAATTTGGAGAAACAACCAAATGAAAATGGAGTATCAGTTCAGaatgaaaattttgaagaaattataAATTTGCCCATTGGCTCTAAACCATCCAGATTAGATGTCACCACCAGTGAGACTGCGGATCTTCCTTTGAATCCAATCTTGGCCTTTGACGATGAAGGGACACTTGGGCCACTGCCTCAGGTAGATGGTGTTCAGACACAGCAGACAGCAG AAGTTATATGA